The genomic interval GATTCTCTTGTCTCTGACTGCCCCCAGCCAACCCCATTATAATATTGTGCAGTCCTCATGAACCACCTCTTCCTTTTTGGTCAGATTCTTTTTGGGAGGCTTCAGCTGTTACTCCAACAACTGCATATTGAGTTGAATATCTTACCTCTTCCTCTTGCCTGTCTGCTCCCCATCCTTCACTTCATGTCTCACTTCACCCCCTTCCCTGTCTTCCTGGCCCATTTCTGTCAGTTCTAAGAGAAAACTTAGGAGAGTCAAAAGGCTGGGAGGCTTGCCACATATCATCCTTCTCATTTAGATGTCTTGATTCAATTAAAATGGAATGGCAGGAGGGGGTGGATGTCACTGATGCTACCACATCAGCAAGGCCTTCGGTAACCAAGTGTGGGTGTCGTTTCTCTTTTGCAGAAACTGCCATGTAAAAACCCAACTCACCTTGCTCAGCAACAAGAACCCTGGTGTCGACTCAGCTCAACTCCCACAATTACCTCCATGAAACgggatgttttgtttttttattcagaGGTACCTAGCATTGAAATGCTGTTTCTCATTATATCCACTTAGGATTAATGACTATCCTTTTTGAAAGGCAGTCTGTCCCTGACTGCTTTAGCAGCTTTATCTTACCCCCAATCCAAGATCCTATCAAATCTAAAACCAAATACCAACTTTATCAGGGCTATGGGAAGGCAAAAGGCTTGAGTTTTGCTGCAGTTAATTATTTGGAGCAAATAATTCTCTCATTAGACTTTTCATTATAACCATGAATGAGGTAAGGCCCATTAAGCTCAAGTGGTTCCCATGtttccaggagagcttcccactCCTTAGACTTAACCACGAAACAATTCTATATGGACAAGATTTAAGAAGTCATCATGTACAGTAATTTGGTGTGTAAAGAGCTGGTGGGTCTCAGGCCCCAAAAGGGTTCACTCTGCTTTGGGAGAAGAGTAGAGCCCAATAGCACCCGACTAGAATGGGTGCACAGGTGGCAAGTTAACCCTGAGGGGTTGGCCTCCTCTGTAGATACCAAAGGATGACCTGGATTTCCGCTTAGCAGCCTTGTACAACCACCACACAGGGACATTCAAGAACAAAAGTGAGATACTCACACACCAGGAGACCATCCAGGATACCCGCAGGTAAGTGGTGGAGGCAGAGCCTCGCCCTAAGAACAATGCCATCCAATCAAGTAAGGTAAACTGTCACCTGGGAAATAATCAATAGGTTCCTATTTGTAtagatttttgcattttttttttttacttctgtatCTGTAATacaatttctgtgtttttttttttccctaaaatgcaGAGATCTTCCAAAATTGGGCTCATCCATATAAAAATTTGGTTAATTTGAGAGCCCAGAAAGGGCCTTTGGTTGCTGTATTTTTGAGGCTGCATGCAACTCCTTCCCTCCTTACTTTCTCTTGATTTCATTCTCCCCTGTTCTTCCCACATCTTCCAGAATCAAGACTCAATTCCCTGGAGAATTTTTACCTGCTCCCCAACCACCCCCCATCACTTCCAGAGCTAACATCAGACATTGGATCAACCCTAAGAAGGAGTCTATTCACAGCATACAGGGATCCATAGGTAAGGGTTAGAAGACTGAGGAATGGGGGGAAGATGGGTGGTGCAAGAGTTTTTCTAAATGGACACAGGAATCACAGAGTTGAGGTGGCTGGCTATTAGGGAACATGAGGGATAACTGAGTCAGGCACATATCAGGCTAATGCCAGCGGACATGCTGACTGTAGAGCTAGGAAATGAATTCAGTTTCAGAGCCTCTGCCTTAGCCTTAGGTCTGATGGACAAGAATTTTCAGCAAAGGACAGAAACCTGGGGAAAGACCTATAGCTACCTCCCATCAGTCTTCTGTGCTTCCCTAGCTGTTAGAACCTTCTCCATGGTCCCTGTGAAAGTATGGGTGACAAATTCCCAGAACAGGCAACAGATCTTAAATTCACAGCCCATTCCTTCTTTTCTCCACAGTGTCCCCTCACACTGCAGCCACCAATGGAGGGTACTCCCGAAAGAATGATGGTGGTTTCTTCTCCACCTAAGTGTGGACAGGCCCCTGGACTAATTAATCATTGTGGAACATCCTGCCGACCACCTCCATTAAATAGATTTGTGTAAGTTGAAGCCTGGAGTATGTGTTACCCGCAGACTACAAGTTGCCACTTGACTACTCTTAAAATATGGAAGTTTCTCAACTTCTAGAAACTAATCCTATTGGGCAATATTTGCAATTCGGTCATCTTGCCGAAACAATAAGGATTTAGGATGGAACAGCACTGTTTTTGGCAGGAGACAGGTATTCACATTTTGTAAACTGGAGTCATTCAAACCATACAGATATATAGCCATTCAACCTTTCTTGAAAACTTTTCATGTGTCAGGTGCTGAGCTAATTGTTAGGGAGACAAGAATGGGCATTGTCCATTCTCTCAATAAACTTACAGACACTAACTTTAGTAGCTCTTTGTGGCATTAATATTAATGCAGAGGTCACACTTAACAGGATTTCAGACCTTCTGGATTTAGTCATTTGCTGGGCTCTCCTTCTCCATGAGAGCTCAGTCTCCCTGGTCCTTCTTCCTTGCCATTGTTCATTGTCTTAACTCTGCTGTCTCCTTGCCTGGGAGTCAATTCTTTTTTGGTTGCCTTGATTTATAGCCCCTGATTCTTAGAAACAGAGCTTGACAATCTGATCCTAGGGTCTGAAAGTACCTAAAAACTAATGCATTAACGTGGTTTCTAAAATTACAAGCCACTCACAGGAACCTGCTGTCAGAATGAGCAAGAAATGACAGACCCTTTAGAATATTGTCCAATTTAAGTTCCCATTTCTAAACTTGGACAGCATATGCACTGTTGAATAAATCAGATGTGAAAGGGCTTCTGTTTGGTACTCAAGTGCAGGGTCCTTAAATTCCACCAAACTAACAGTCCCTCTTCTACAGAGGTACTCCAATTTATTCATAGTGTTTAGCTAAGTGGCAATATTTTCAGTTCTCATTATTTAGAAGGGCTGGAAGTAGCAGAGAGGGGTGACTCTCTGGATAATCACCTCATGCGAGTTGATACTGAAAATCAAAAAATTTATTACTGCGATCCATGCATGGAGGCTTTAAATAATAAGATTCCTAGACCTCTCTGATAATTATTATTCAGTAAATCTGGTGCGGGTCCCTGGAATCTGAATTCTTATAAGCTTTCCAAGTTCTCTTatgaacatatatacacatatattgttgtttagccactaaattatgtccgactctttcccaccccatggactgtagcccgccaggcgcctctgtccatgggattcttcagggaagaatactggagtgggttgccatttccttctccagggaatcttcccaacccagggatcgaatcagggtctcctgcactgcagacgaattctttaccactgagccacctgggaagcccttatatacacatatatagacgTGCGTATACACCTACATGCCTCCACGGGCAGGCGCTGTATAGTTTCTTTAGACCGAGGGCACAAATGTTGGTATCACACGCAAGAGTCATGATGACAAGGTGGGcctaaagaaagggaaaaaaaaaaaaaaaaggcgccTAGAAAAGTAAAACTgcagcagagaacaaggtctctGTCCCAATTTAGATTCGCCGCCTGCGGGCGAGTCGACGCCTAGTTCGACGGCCCGCCAAAGACTCCAGCCCGCTATCGACTGTCGACACGTTATCCCCAACGCCACAGGCGGCCGTGCCCTGGGGCCGGGCTCAGATCAGAATCGCCTCGATAATCAATGGCGCGGGACAAGACCGGCCTCGTCTATCTGATCAATTCATCACTTCTGAGCGCCGGGCACCATAGGACCGGCTCCGGAACCTCCGGGGCCACGGCGTTGCCACCGCCCAAGGGGCCTCGCTGCACAGCGCCCCGAGGAAGGGCTTCGCAGGAGGGAAGCTTTTCATTTCGGGTCGGCCCGGCGGGGCTGGAGTCACAACCCGATCAAATAAGATCAACGTGTaggccgggggagggggcgcaGGGGCAGGCACACGCACTCACACATTAACTCATCCACTCACACATTCACGCGTCCACTCACACACTCGGCCTACacgcgccgcccccccccccccccccccccacacaccacacacaacaccACACAACAATTCACAGTAACCTAACTTCCAGCCCGCTCTCCCTCCGGTGAAGGAGCGGAAGTTCGCACTCTCTTTTATAGCCCCCGGTCCCGGAGGCTTCTGGGAGGAACCACCAAGCACCGGCCCTCTCCGAGTGTGCACTTTGCTGCCCTCGCGTGGTTCGGAGGGGAACCAAGGGCCCTGGTTCAGGTccgttcagtcgttcagtcgtgtccaaccccacggactgcagaacgccagtcttccctgtccatcaccaacttccggagcttactcaaactcatgtccattaagtcggtgatgccatccaaccatctcatccctctgctgtccccttctcctctcgtcttcaatctttcccagcatcagggtcttttcaaatcagtcagttcttcgcgtcaggtggccaaagtattggagtttcagcttcagcatcagtccttccaatgaatattcaggattgatttcctttaggattgactggttggatctccttgctgtccaagggactctcaagagccacagttcaaaagcatcaatactttggcgctcagctttctttatagtccaactgtcacatccatacattactactggaaaagccatagctttgactagacggatctttgttggcaaagtaatgtctctgctttttaatatgctgtctaggttagtcataacttttcttccaaggagcaaacatcttttaatttcatggctgcagtcaccatctgcagtgatttttggagccccccaaatatagtccgccactgtttccattgtttcgacatctacttaccatgaagtgaaaggactagatgccatgatctttgttttctgaatgttgagttttaagccaactttttcactctcctctttcactttcatcaaggggctctttagttcttcgctttctgtcatcagggtggtgtcatctgcatatctgaggttattggtatctctcctggcaatcttgattccagattgtgcttcatctagtgcagcatttctcatgatgtactctgcatataagttaaataagcaaggtgaaaatatacagccttaacagtactcctttcctgatttggaaccagtctgttgtcctatggtttgttgtgatccacacaaaggctttggcatagttaataaagcagaagtagatgtctttctggaactctcttgctttttcaatgatccaacagatgttggcaatttgatcactggttcctctgccttttctaaatctagcttgaatatctggaagttcatggttcacgtattgctgaagcctggcttggagaattttgagcattactttgctagcatatgagatgagtgtaattgtgtggtagtttgaacattctttggcattgcctttctttgggattggaacaataactgaccttttccagtcctgtggccattgctgagttttccaaatttgctgacttattgagtgcagcaggttcacagcatcatcttttaggatttgaaatagctcaactggaatgccatcacctccactagctttgtttatactgatgcttcctaaggcccacttgatgtctggctctaggtgagtgattacaccatcatgattatctgggttgtgatctttttttgtatagttctgtgtattcttgccacctcttcttaatatcttctgcttctgttaggtccataccatttctgtcctttattgtgcccatctttgcatgaaatgttcccttggtgtctctaattttcttgaagagatcaccagtctttcccattctattgttttcctctatttctttgcattgatcactgaggaaggctttcttatccctccttgctattctttggaactctgcattcaaatgggtatatttttccttttctcctttgagccCTGCTAAGGCAGGACAAATTCCCAGAATGCTGAATTATAATTGCCTTTGAATCTTTGTGTAACATACTTATAACCATATCTATAGTTTTCCTTTGATCTTTGATTCAAGTTCTGGATATAAGATGATacaacctcaggatccctctaggtgAATgagttctttctccaggagaaggCAAATTCTGATCATTCGAACACCAGCTTTCCCAGGATCTCCTCCCAAGGGAGAAGGCAAACATCATTTTACCAGAGGGAAAGGGTGAGAATAGATGACTTAAGTCCAAGGACTAAGTGGTTAGAATATCTAATGAGTAAAGGTAGGAAGGCATATCCCTGTCCCCACAAAGCCCTCTGCTACCCTTCACTTGCTTTTGCTTACTTTCATACCCAGTAAAATCTTTCAGTCTCTAGCATCAGTGAAAAAGAAGGAATGATTATGTAAATTACAATTAGCTCCTTTCACATCAGAGAGTATAAATTTAATGTCTCagttccttctttctcctttttcagtgACACGTATGTGAAGGGGGAAGACAAATCAGAATTTTGTGAAGTCATGATTTGTGACAGTCCCATCATGCACCTGGAATAAACAAATAGGGGGAAAGTGTCCACTGTATGTGTCAGAAGCCCAAGAAATTTCTAGGTATATGAATGGGTAACCTGAAAACctcatttcacagaagaaatttaATGACTGGTAATGGCAGTTAACACTTGTATTTTAATAGCAGTAGTAGGTAAAATATATTGGGAAATGTTATCTACATTACTTAATACGCCTCAAAGtgtattaatatttgtttatatatatatatatatatatatatatgtagtatatagctggaataaacaaatatatagtgtgtgtgtgtatatatatatttataggcttctcaggtggtgcagtggtaaagaatctgcctgccaatccaaagcaagagactcaggttcaattcctggatggaaagatcccctggagaaggaaatggcaacctggtcCAGTATTCTCAGCTGGaagattccacggacagaggagcctggtgggctacagtccatggagtcacaaagttggacatgactgagcaaatatacccacatatgtgtgtgtatttatatacgcacatatatataaacacatataaatatatatgcatgtacacacacacacacactctctctctctctcaaaggaGAAAGCTGTACCTTCATTGATTCTGAACTATATCATACATACATCATACATTCAATGACCATCACAAGGGGTTAACAGGACTGATTGTATTCACTAATGCAAACTAACAAGGTATACTGTGGGCAGAACCCAGGAGAGTATTAAACAAAGTTCAACAATTCAGTATGCTGTGACAAAAATGGACAAAAACGGTAgggaaagaaattttattttcaaggatTGTGCAGACAATgatgaataaaaaattttatttcaactaTAAAAAGCTGACTTCATTCCACCCTGGCATACAACATTTATGGTGATGCCAGTTTGAATCTCAGGCAATACTGCTATCCCCATTCTTCCACCCTTAAAAGACTCTCTTACAGGAACAACTTCCTACAATTTTCAGTCAAAAATTTATGATACATCAATCAAAGTAATGAATAAAACAAGTTTCTGCTTATCTGCttatataaagaaatgaaacaagctCTGTGTTTGTTTCTTGCTGTAAATTACCTTCACTCTGTGCACTTTTTGGTATATTCTGGTATGAAAACATCTCAAAATATAACAATTCAAGAGTTTAGGTCAAGATGACCCACCCAGGAGGCTGTAAAAATTGATTTGAACTGTGAAATGGAActagtttaaaatatgaagaagctCTAAGCATCAAACTTAGAAACATTAGCCCTATTAGGAAACAAAAAGTCATTAAAGCTACAAAATAACAAGTGCAAAACATGCTGAACCTGTATTTCCAGGGAGTGACATTCCTATTGGCCAACAGGTTCCAAATTGACACCCACAAGGTGTAACTCTTCTTTCTGTTCCACtagctttcctttctcttgtgtgAAAAAGCCTtagaaatgacaatgaaaatatagGAATCATTGAAATTTACCCTGTAGACCAATTCCTGGAGATAACAGCCACAACATTGAGATGATTAGACATGTAGTGTTTACTTGATGACTTTCCATACTTCTAGGAACCCTCAAAGCACTAAACTGAGTGTTTCAGAATCTAAACTTCATAGCAGCTTTTGTTCTTTTGGAATAAGACAAAAGACAATTTACTGCCACAAAGGGATCAACCACAGCCAACTTGTCCATAGTGAAGTTTTACTTCAATTTAACTTTagaccaatttttttaaaagagaaattctaGGCTTCATAAATGCAACAGTTAATCCTTTTGTAGATATAAGAAGGAGGGAATGGAGAAGTCTTCCCTTCAAATGTAAGAGTCATCTAAAATTATTTGCTCAGGAGTTCCCATGCTCCATGGAAAAGCTCATCCATCAATCTTAATTGGAAACCTGGGTTTTCCTTTACTTTAGAAGACACTCTCATTTTATTCATGGATTGTATGCACTGTACAAACAGGCATACGAGTACCATCGATTTCTCATTAAAATTTCTCATGTTCTTAGATTTTCCAAGAGGCAGCTAAAGTGTACTGCAAcatgaacaaaattaaaaatgagccaaaaaacacaaataattgaCTGAAAATTGCCATAGCAACCCAGatttaaataaagaataagtTTGTATCTTGGGTAACATGACAAAACTTCCATCTAACATCACAATAAATTCTAGATGACTTTACTAGTATATGAATTAATATACTAGATGCATTTATTTCTTCTACCCCAActgcaaatatattaaataattatttcttcaaTAGTTTCTCTTTCCCCTAGTGGTGGCATTTAAAGCTGAGTAACAGTATTTAGCACTCAGtcatttagaaaaatttttaaaagttttaggaAAATAGCAACAGTTTCCATATACCATTTGAAGGGGTGAGGTTTCCTTTTGGGAATATTGGTTAATGGAACATTGTTTCTTGTCTAAATTACTCTTTTCAGGTCTCACCATAGACAGATAATTTCCAAATCTTATGCAGGCCCAGATTCTTTTGGCAAAATTCTTGAGCTACCAGCACACAGCACAGCTATTTTCACCGTTCTTTTTGCAGTGAGGATCATGCCTCTCTCCTATGTTCCCAGGTGGGTATGTGAAAGATAAATTTCCAAAGCCAAAAAACTTCTTGGCATTGTTTAACTCCTATTTCCCACTCAGCCTCCCAACCCCACCCTCCCAGCCCTCCTGCAATTTATTACATCCAAATAAAACAGTCAAAATAAAAGTCAAGTCTTAAAAACTATCTCTCTTTCTAAGAAGTTTGAACACAGCCTATATCCTCCCCTAATGAGCCTCagtttgaaaagatcctgatgaggGGCTGAAGAAGAAAATAGGTAACAGTTTTTAAGCAGGAGGTATGGAATCGTATCACCGAGGAGAGTAATTTATCTGGACATTATATGCTCTCTGCTGAGGACTAATTTACACGCAGGTCAAAGGCAGTTTGCTTTCTGTAGTCCCCTGAAGCATAAATAATGTTTGTAATCATGAGGAGCTTTCCCCACAGAAGGTAGGGGCAGATGCTATGGTGTCACCCCGGGGACTTTGATGGTTTCAGCTGCGCTTTCCTATGCTGGGCCCAGGCTCCCGACAGGCTCTTCACCTTTGTCCTCTTGGCTGGCGGTTGATGAAACGGACGCGTCAGAATTCATTTTATAAACAGAACGTAGAAGGCCATCACAACGCAGGCGATTGCCACAGCAGCATGCAGCCTGGTTCCAATTACAGCAGCTAGCAGGAaataagaagaagagaaaaggaatcaCACTTTGCCCTTCATATAAGTCCTCACTTTCAAAGTGACAGTTTGAAACCTTTAGTCACAGATGAAGAGACCTGTTAAGGGTCTCAAGAATCAAGCCATCCAGGAATGTGTTTAAATActactcaggacttccctggtggtccagaggttaagaatctgccttgcaatgcaggggactccagttcgatccctggtggaggaattaaaatcccacatCTGTGGGGCAATGAAACCCATGCACCGAAACTGCTGAGAGTGCCACAGCTGGAGAGTCTGTGCTGCAGCTCTCATGACACAAATGAAACTCGATGCAGCAAATTCATAAAACTgcagagtccatgtgctgcagctcACATGACACAACCAGGACTTGACTCAGcaaattaataagtaaataaaaatatttaaaaaaaaaaaagagtactacCCTTAAGCCCTAGGTTTTACATGAATAAACCATTAGTTTAAATTTTGCCCTATTTTGAAAAAAGATTTAGGTAAATAAGATTCCAGATGAAGGTgcccaaaataaaaagtaaaaaagcatCTGAGTTAATAAAATCAGTACTTAAAAAAATCTCCAATATATTCTTCCAGAAATtcggaaaaaaaacaacaacacaacttTTCACTGGGAAAATATTACTCCCAACAATTCCAGTCTGCTCTAAAATTGTTTAAATTATACACTTTTATGCCACGGAGAATATTAAAATTACTTTGTAGCTAAAACAAACAATTATGTAAAAGTTGAACCAAATACAATCCCAGCCTGTCCCACCCTCACTTTGCAGCACCTCACTGTCCAGAGATGGCAACCTCCTCTTGCTGAACAGGTATGATCTTACCTTTGTAAAACACACCCCAAACTCCCTTCTTTTCTGAGAGCAGCCAGGTTTTGAGACGAGGTACTTTCTTGAAGTAGGCACAGGTGCAAACAAACAGCAAACCAAACACCAGAATCCCATCCAAGGAGTACACTgttacagaaagagaagaaagccttGGCTGCTAATCCAGCTTGGGACAGGTCACGTCACCGGAGAACACAATGTGATGGAACACCAAGGTGGTGACCTCAGCCGCAGTGCCAGCTCTGACAAGAGGGAGCCAAGGTCCTGGGACTAACAAGGTTAGCTTATTGTCCCCTCAAATCATGGAGACATGCCCCTTACAAAGATCTCactgccctcttccctctcctttcaAGAACTGCAAGTTCTGAGAAGAGTGTGCCAGTTAATGTGGAATCAGCCTGCCAGGAATGGCCAGTGTGGGCAACATGTTGAGAGAAGTAGAAGTAAGAATCCTTGGTGCCTGAGCTGAGAGATTGAAACGTGTTCTTACTATAAATCACTCATGTGATAAAGGAAGAGCTAGATATTTAGCCAAGTCTTTCAGAGCTTCAtttgttggtaaagaatatgataAGGCAAAAGCTTAATGGAAACTGCAAGAGTTAGAAATCATATGACTACAATTTTCCTGTGTTTTATCTTACACTTCATGCATCATACTCTACTTACAAACCAAATTTCTGCCAGAGTAACAGATTATTGAAAacaaacaagccaaaaaaaaaaaaaaaaaaatctgaggctTCATCGTGGTGGAACAATTGTGAGAAAAAAGCTTTGAACACACAGTTCGAGTTCTTACATATGTAAACTGAGCTATGTCTGGTAAGCACAATGAATCatctaagtgga from Dama dama isolate Ldn47 chromosome 20, ASM3311817v1, whole genome shotgun sequence carries:
- the CFAP276 gene encoding cilia- and flagella-associated protein 276, whose product is MPLTPDPFQNSALDKDDSYLGKSRASKKLPCKNPTHLAQQQEPWCRLSSTPTITSMKRDVLFFYSEIPKDDLDFRLAALYNHHTGTFKNKSEILTHQETIQDTRRIKTQFPGEFLPAPQPPPITSRANIRHWINPKKESIHSIQGSIVSPHTAATNGGYSRKNDGGFFST
- the TMEM167B gene encoding protein kish-B, yielding MTNVYSLDGILVFGLLFVCTCAYFKKVPRLKTWLLSEKKGVWGVFYKAAVIGTRLHAAVAIACVVMAFYVLFIK